A region from the Geobacter benzoatilyticus genome encodes:
- a CDS encoding thiamine pyrophosphate-dependent enzyme — translation MRQVTERMLLLGNEAMAHGLVEAGCSVVASYPGTPASEILSGVAQWQARYRLPMHVEWAVNEKVALEIAYAASQAGLRAATAMKQVGLNVASDPFMSAAYLGVKGGFLVISADDPGPHSSQTEQDSRLMAMSAKVPVLDPDSPEQALELVKTGFELSEAFQVPVMLRPTTRVCHANQDILPGPVAPSERKALFEKNPARWAATPNFRHRLHLELEEKLARIAAWEPTAPRLFNPAATAPRAIVAAGVAAAHAREVLRDLGLQDTLPLWQVVQPYPLHSGFITDILEKYDDILVLEETAGIMELQLADRYRVKGKCSGFVPVVGELSSEKIAGIIAAFAGIPAEEPPVPPAGGGRRPTLCPGCPHRASFYAIKRAAPKGIYPSDIGCYTLGTNLGGVDTVLCMGAAVSQAAGFYQAYRLGGEVPDIVATIGDSTFFHAGIPPLIDAVVQDARFVLVILDNATTAMTGNQPTPALGWGAGGVPTATVDMEGIVKACGVKFCKTGRPGDLPAFTSLVKEAVAFARTEGLAVVIARQPCVVDRTFKGERPPRRKVGISNDCNSCRYCVDQFECPALVYDEERKRVVIDTLICTDCGVCIDVCPRMAIEEVGQ, via the coding sequence CAAGTGACTGAACGGATGTTGTTGCTCGGCAATGAAGCCATGGCCCACGGCCTCGTGGAGGCGGGATGCAGCGTGGTGGCCTCGTATCCTGGTACCCCCGCATCGGAGATTCTTTCCGGCGTGGCGCAGTGGCAGGCGCGCTACCGGCTCCCGATGCACGTGGAGTGGGCAGTGAACGAAAAGGTGGCCCTTGAGATAGCCTACGCGGCATCCCAGGCGGGGCTCAGGGCTGCGACCGCCATGAAGCAGGTGGGGCTGAACGTTGCCTCCGATCCGTTCATGAGTGCCGCTTATCTGGGGGTAAAGGGGGGCTTCCTGGTCATCAGTGCCGACGACCCCGGACCCCACTCATCCCAAACCGAGCAGGACAGCCGGCTCATGGCCATGAGCGCCAAGGTGCCGGTGCTGGACCCCGATTCGCCGGAACAGGCCCTTGAGTTGGTTAAGACAGGGTTCGAGCTTTCCGAGGCGTTTCAGGTGCCGGTCATGCTCCGCCCCACAACCAGGGTCTGTCACGCAAACCAAGACATCCTTCCCGGCCCCGTGGCTCCTTCAGAGCGCAAGGCACTCTTCGAGAAAAATCCGGCTCGCTGGGCCGCGACCCCCAATTTCCGGCACCGGCTTCATCTGGAGCTTGAGGAGAAACTGGCACGGATCGCTGCCTGGGAGCCCACTGCGCCACGGCTCTTCAATCCGGCCGCGACTGCCCCCCGGGCCATAGTCGCCGCTGGAGTAGCTGCGGCCCACGCCCGTGAAGTGCTGCGCGATCTGGGGCTCCAGGATACTCTCCCCCTCTGGCAGGTGGTGCAGCCGTACCCGCTCCATTCCGGCTTTATAACCGACATCCTTGAAAAGTACGACGACATCCTGGTACTCGAAGAAACTGCCGGCATCATGGAATTGCAGCTTGCCGACCGGTATCGGGTAAAGGGGAAGTGTTCCGGGTTCGTTCCTGTGGTGGGCGAGCTGTCATCAGAGAAAATCGCGGGGATTATCGCCGCCTTTGCCGGGATTCCGGCCGAGGAACCGCCAGTGCCCCCGGCCGGAGGCGGGCGGCGGCCGACCCTTTGCCCCGGATGCCCTCACCGGGCCAGCTTCTACGCCATCAAACGGGCCGCTCCCAAGGGAATCTACCCGTCCGATATCGGCTGCTACACCCTGGGCACCAACCTGGGAGGGGTTGACACCGTCCTCTGCATGGGGGCCGCGGTTTCCCAGGCGGCCGGCTTCTACCAGGCCTATAGGCTTGGGGGCGAGGTTCCCGATATCGTTGCCACCATCGGCGATTCCACGTTCTTCCATGCCGGCATTCCGCCCCTCATCGACGCCGTTGTCCAGGATGCCCGTTTCGTTCTCGTGATTCTCGACAATGCCACCACCGCCATGACCGGCAACCAGCCGACCCCCGCACTCGGATGGGGGGCAGGTGGCGTCCCCACGGCCACGGTTGACATGGAGGGGATTGTCAAGGCCTGCGGGGTGAAGTTCTGCAAAACCGGCCGCCCCGGCGATCTTCCGGCGTTTACCTCCCTTGTGAAGGAGGCGGTTGCCTTTGCCCGCACCGAGGGGCTTGCCGTGGTCATCGCCCGCCAGCCCTGCGTGGTGGACCGGACCTTCAAAGGGGAGCGCCCGCCGAGGCGCAAGGTTGGCATCAGCAATGACTGCAACAGCTGCCGCTACTGCGTTGACCAGTTCGAATGCCCGGCCCTGGTCTATGACGAAGAACGGAAGCGGGTCGTGATCGATACCCTCATCTGCACGGATTGCGGAGTCTGCATCGATGTCTGCCCGCGGATGGCGATAGAGGAGGTGGGGCAATGA